One Mycolicibacterium sarraceniae genomic window carries:
- a CDS encoding transposase, producing MARKELVALADGYRESAESWADLLRGCRRRGMAAPVLAVGDGALGFWTAVREVFPASRERRCWFHKQANVLAGLPKSAHPGAISAMREIDDAEHIYHAQVAIKAFEVDYGATCPQRSPRSSATPTCPWSSTGIPAEHWIHLRTTNPIDSTCATVRLRTKVTKGCGSRAAGIVMAYQLIDAA from the coding sequence GTGGCCCGCAAGGAGCTCGTCGCCTTGGCCGACGGCTACCGGGAGTCGGCCGAGTCGTGGGCCGATCTGCTGCGGGGTTGTCGCCGGCGTGGGATGGCAGCCCCGGTGCTCGCTGTCGGTGACGGGGCGTTGGGGTTCTGGACGGCAGTCCGCGAGGTGTTCCCGGCTAGTCGTGAGCGGCGGTGCTGGTTTCACAAACAGGCCAATGTGCTTGCCGGGCTGCCCAAGTCAGCACACCCGGGCGCGATCTCGGCGATGCGGGAGATCGACGACGCCGAACACATCTACCATGCGCAGGTCGCGATCAAAGCCTTCGAGGTCGACTACGGTGCCACGTGCCCACAGCGGTCGCCACGATCGTCGGCGACGCCGACGTGCCCTTGGAGTTCTACAGGTATCCCGGCCGAGCACTGGATCCACCTGCGCACCACCAACCCGATCGACAGCACTTGTGCCACCGTGCGGTTGAGAACCAAGGTCACCAAGGGTTGTGGATCCCGCGCCGCGGGAATTGTGATGGCCTACCAGCTGATCGACGCCGCATAA
- the groES gene encoding co-chaperone GroES, with protein sequence MVAVNIKPLEDKILVQANEAETTTASGLVIPDTAKEKPQEGTVVAVGPGRWDEDGEKRIPLDVAEGDTVIYSKYGGTEIKYGGEEYLILSARDVLAVVNK encoded by the coding sequence ATCGTGGCCGTGAACATCAAGCCACTCGAGGACAAGATCCTCGTACAGGCCAATGAGGCCGAGACGACCACCGCGTCGGGTCTGGTCATCCCGGACACCGCCAAGGAGAAGCCGCAGGAAGGCACCGTCGTCGCAGTTGGCCCCGGCCGCTGGGACGAAGATGGCGAGAAGCGGATTCCCCTGGATGTCGCCGAGGGCGACACCGTCATCTACAGCAAGTACGGCGGCACTGAAATCAAGTACGGCGGAGAAGAGTACTTGATCTTGTCTGCCCGCGACGTGCTGGCGGTCGTCAACAAGTAG
- the groL gene encoding chaperonin GroEL (60 kDa chaperone family; promotes refolding of misfolded polypeptides especially under stressful conditions; forms two stacked rings of heptamers to form a barrel-shaped 14mer; ends can be capped by GroES; misfolded proteins enter the barrel where they are refolded when GroES binds) produces the protein MSKQIEFNETARRAMEVGVDKLADAVKVTLGPRGRHVVLAKAFGGPTVTNDGVTIAREIELEDPFENLGAQLVKSVATKTNDVAGDGTTTATVLAQAIIKNGLRNVAAGANPIALGAGIGRAADAVSEALLAAAKPVSDKVAIGQVATVSSRDEEVGELVGEAMTKVGTDGVVSVEESSTMNTELEITDGVGFDKGFISAYFVTDFDLQEAVLEDALILLHRDKISSLPDLLPLLEKVAEAGKPLLIVAEDVEGEALSTLVVNAIRKTLKAVAVKAPFFGDRRKAFLDDLAVVTGGQVVNPDVGLLLREAGLEVLGSARRVVVSKDSTVLVDGGGSADDIAGRVKQLKSEIEASDSDWDREKLQERLAKLAGGVAVIKVGAATETALKERKHRVEDAVAAAKAAVEEGIVAGGGSALVQANSALDALRAEVSGDEALGVEVFASSLSAPLFWIATNAGLDGAVVVNKVGELPVGHGFNAATLTYGDLIADGVIDPVKVTRSAVLNAASVARMVLTTETAIVEKPVEVDEHAGHGHGHGHAH, from the coding sequence ATGAGCAAGCAGATTGAGTTCAACGAGACTGCGCGCCGGGCCATGGAGGTCGGCGTCGACAAGCTCGCCGATGCCGTGAAGGTAACCCTGGGTCCGCGTGGTCGCCACGTGGTGCTCGCCAAGGCGTTCGGTGGCCCGACGGTCACCAACGACGGCGTGACGATCGCCCGCGAGATCGAGCTCGAGGATCCTTTCGAGAACCTCGGTGCCCAGCTGGTGAAGTCGGTGGCCACCAAGACCAACGACGTCGCCGGTGACGGCACCACCACGGCCACCGTGCTCGCACAGGCCATCATCAAGAACGGCCTGCGCAACGTTGCCGCGGGCGCCAACCCGATCGCCCTGGGCGCGGGTATCGGCCGGGCCGCGGACGCTGTGTCCGAGGCGCTGCTGGCCGCGGCCAAACCGGTGTCGGACAAGGTCGCCATCGGCCAGGTCGCCACCGTCTCCTCGCGTGACGAGGAAGTCGGCGAACTCGTCGGCGAGGCGATGACCAAGGTCGGCACTGACGGTGTCGTCAGCGTCGAGGAGTCCTCGACCATGAACACCGAACTGGAGATCACCGACGGTGTCGGTTTCGATAAGGGCTTCATCTCGGCCTACTTCGTCACCGATTTCGATTTGCAGGAAGCCGTCCTCGAGGACGCGTTGATCCTGCTGCACCGCGACAAGATCAGCTCGCTGCCCGACCTGCTGCCGCTGCTGGAGAAGGTGGCTGAGGCCGGTAAGCCGCTGCTGATCGTCGCCGAGGACGTCGAGGGTGAGGCGCTGTCGACTCTGGTCGTCAACGCTATTCGCAAGACGCTCAAGGCCGTTGCGGTCAAGGCGCCGTTCTTCGGTGATCGGCGTAAGGCGTTCCTCGATGACTTGGCAGTCGTGACCGGCGGACAGGTGGTCAACCCCGACGTCGGCCTACTGCTGCGTGAGGCCGGCCTCGAGGTGCTGGGCTCCGCGCGTCGCGTGGTGGTCAGCAAGGATTCCACCGTCCTGGTCGACGGCGGCGGATCTGCCGATGACATCGCGGGCCGCGTCAAGCAGCTCAAGAGCGAGATCGAGGCGAGCGACTCCGATTGGGACCGCGAGAAGCTGCAAGAGCGGCTGGCCAAACTGGCCGGCGGCGTTGCGGTGATCAAGGTCGGTGCCGCCACCGAGACCGCGCTCAAGGAGCGCAAGCACCGGGTCGAGGACGCCGTTGCGGCGGCCAAGGCCGCGGTCGAGGAAGGCATTGTCGCCGGCGGCGGAAGTGCTCTGGTACAGGCGAACTCGGCACTCGACGCGCTGCGCGCAGAGGTGTCCGGTGACGAGGCGCTCGGCGTCGAGGTGTTCGCCTCGTCGCTGTCGGCTCCGCTGTTCTGGATCGCCACCAACGCCGGTCTCGATGGGGCTGTCGTGGTCAACAAGGTCGGCGAACTGCCCGTCGGGCACGGCTTCAATGCCGCGACGCTGACCTATGGCGACCTGATCGCCGACGGCGTGATCGATCCGGTCAAGGTGACGCGCTCGGCGGTGCTCAACGCCGCGTCGGTGGCACGCATGGTGCTCACCACCGAGACCGCGATTGTTGAGAAGCCGGTCGAGGTCGACGAGCATGCCGGGCATGGCCACGGCCACGGGCACGCGCACTAG